A single genomic interval of Brevundimonas diminuta harbors:
- a CDS encoding response regulator produces the protein MSQTSAAPVLLVVDDDREIRNLLSDHLEQHGFRTVKAADGRAMQAALEAGPVDLVVLDLNLPDEDGLSLCRGIRAASKTPVIILTARGDPIDRIVGLEMGADDYMAKPFEPRELVARIRTVLRRTGGEATAVEGRHADFSGWSLDIAARALTAPDGRLAPLSGADFDLLHALVRNGGKPLSRERIRALSTVADADDRAIDLRVSRLRQKLGDDAKAPALIRTVRSLGYMLAGPVTWRA, from the coding sequence ATGTCCCAGACCTCCGCCGCCCCCGTCCTTCTGGTCGTCGACGACGACCGCGAGATCCGAAACCTGTTGTCCGACCATCTGGAACAGCACGGGTTTCGCACGGTGAAGGCCGCCGACGGCCGGGCGATGCAGGCTGCGCTGGAAGCCGGGCCGGTCGATCTGGTGGTGCTGGACCTGAACCTGCCGGACGAGGACGGCCTGTCGCTGTGTCGCGGCATCCGGGCGGCGTCGAAAACGCCGGTCATCATCCTGACGGCGCGCGGCGATCCCATCGACCGGATTGTGGGGCTGGAGATGGGCGCCGATGACTATATGGCCAAACCCTTCGAGCCGCGCGAACTGGTGGCCCGCATCCGCACCGTCCTGCGTCGCACCGGCGGCGAGGCGACGGCGGTCGAAGGGCGGCACGCCGACTTTTCCGGCTGGTCGCTGGACATCGCCGCGCGGGCGCTGACCGCGCCGGACGGGCGACTGGCCCCGCTGTCGGGCGCAGACTTCGACCTGCTGCACGCCCTGGTCAGGAACGGCGGTAAGCCCCTGTCGCGCGAGCGGATCCGCGCCCTGTCCACCGTCGCCGACGCCGACGACCGCGCCATCGACCTGAGGGTCAGCCGCCTGCGCCAGAAGCTGGGCGACGACGCCAAGGCCCCAGCCCTGATCCGGACGGTGCGCAGCCTGGGCTATATGCTGGCGGGGCCCGTCACATGGCGCGCCTGA
- a CDS encoding endo-1,4-beta-xylanase, translating into MSNLAACDRFASAEPSPPIVPPLKSLIGCPVGTCIKASQIDDPDWAALARANVSQLTPEWEMKMEYILANGLDRPNFDRTDRIAAFARAEGMAMHGHTLIWYAQGNEAFAGLSGAGFDRAFDGYIATVAGRYRGKVRSWDVVNEPILDDGSGVRDCHWSARYGQDGYILRAFEKARIADPDAVLFLNEYNQESVPAKGAQFLKLVERLLKAGCPLQGVGLQSHLWIDIPEGVIAAYMREISQFGLPIHVSELDCTLRTENRLDLRSQTDRIAAQGARVTELASAFAALPKAQQFAFTVWGLRDTDSWYRQGDKDDGRDKPLPFDSFGRPNLMAAAIAAGFKTPA; encoded by the coding sequence TTGAGCAACCTGGCCGCCTGCGACCGCTTCGCCTCGGCGGAGCCTTCGCCGCCCATCGTCCCGCCGCTGAAGTCCCTGATCGGCTGCCCGGTCGGGACCTGCATCAAGGCCAGCCAGATCGACGACCCGGACTGGGCCGCGCTGGCCCGCGCCAACGTCTCCCAGCTCACGCCCGAGTGGGAGATGAAGATGGAATATATCCTGGCGAACGGCCTGGACCGGCCCAACTTCGACCGCACCGACCGTATCGCCGCCTTCGCCCGGGCCGAGGGCATGGCGATGCATGGCCACACCCTGATCTGGTATGCGCAGGGCAATGAGGCCTTCGCCGGCCTGTCGGGCGCCGGCTTCGACCGCGCCTTCGACGGCTATATCGCCACGGTCGCCGGCCGCTATCGCGGCAAGGTCCGCAGCTGGGACGTGGTCAATGAGCCGATCCTGGACGACGGGTCGGGGGTGCGCGACTGCCACTGGTCGGCGCGATACGGTCAAGACGGCTATATCCTGCGCGCGTTCGAAAAGGCCCGGATCGCGGATCCTGACGCCGTCCTGTTTCTCAACGAATACAATCAGGAAAGTGTGCCGGCCAAGGGCGCGCAGTTCCTGAAACTGGTCGAGCGGCTGCTGAAGGCGGGCTGTCCGCTGCAGGGCGTGGGCCTGCAATCCCATCTGTGGATCGACATCCCCGAGGGCGTCATCGCCGCCTATATGCGCGAGATCAGCCAGTTCGGCCTGCCGATCCATGTGTCGGAGCTGGACTGCACCCTGCGCACTGAAAACCGGCTGGACCTCCGCAGCCAGACCGACCGGATCGCAGCGCAAGGCGCCCGCGTGACCGAACTGGCCTCGGCCTTTGCGGCCCTGCCCAAGGCCCAGCAATTCGCCTTCACCGTCTGGGGCCTGCGCGACACCGACAGCTGGTATCGTCAGGGCGACAAGGACGACGGCCGGGACAAGCCCCTGCCCTTCGACAGCTTCGGCCGTCCCAATCTGATGGCGGCGGCCATCGCGGCAGGCTTCAAGACCCCCGCCTGA
- a CDS encoding serine hydrolase, whose amino-acid sequence MPQSPLARRRSTLLLLAASALALTLSPLASRPAAAQDVARMDQVIRASSDADAFSGAVLVARDGRILLDQGYGLANREWNIPNDGDVKFRLGSLSKQFTAVAVMLLNQQGKLDLDAPIKTWLPDAPAAWDAMTPRHLLSHTAGVPNFTAFSDFEAQKTRPATMSQLIARFRDRPLDFAPGSRFAYSNSGYVLLSAIIEAASGQTYADFITTNLLQPLGMSDSGYDRHDVILPRRASGYAPGADGVVNADYVDMSIPTGAGALYSTTHDLLKWEQGLFGGQLLNAQSLTALTTPVRNGYAMGLMVSEADGKRLVWHNGAIEGFNTYMAYDPGDRTAVIVLGNLNGEAPDKLGAALVTLARGGTVTLPSERRAVALSPEVLKAYEGVYNLAPTFALTISVVDGKLMAQATGQPAFELTAEAEDAFYLTAVDAQITFTRNAAGAVEGLVLHQGGRDMPAKRQ is encoded by the coding sequence TTGCCTCAGTCGCCCCTCGCCCGCCGTCGCTCGACGCTTCTGTTGCTCGCCGCCAGCGCCCTGGCCCTCACGCTCAGCCCCCTGGCCAGCCGCCCGGCCGCCGCCCAGGACGTGGCGCGCATGGACCAGGTGATCCGCGCCTCCAGCGACGCCGACGCCTTCTCCGGCGCCGTCCTGGTCGCCCGCGACGGCCGCATCCTTCTGGATCAGGGCTATGGCCTGGCCAATCGCGAATGGAACATTCCCAACGATGGTGATGTGAAGTTCCGCCTGGGCTCACTGTCGAAACAGTTCACCGCCGTCGCGGTCATGCTGCTGAACCAGCAGGGCAAGCTGGATCTGGATGCGCCGATCAAGACCTGGCTGCCCGACGCCCCGGCCGCCTGGGACGCGATGACCCCGCGCCATTTGCTCAGCCACACGGCCGGCGTGCCCAACTTCACCGCCTTTTCCGACTTCGAGGCCCAGAAGACCCGGCCCGCGACGATGAGCCAGCTGATCGCCCGGTTCCGGGACCGGCCGCTGGACTTCGCGCCGGGCTCCCGGTTCGCCTATTCCAACTCGGGCTATGTGCTGCTCAGCGCCATCATCGAGGCGGCCAGCGGCCAGACCTACGCCGACTTCATCACCACCAATCTGTTGCAGCCGCTGGGCATGAGCGACAGCGGCTATGACCGCCACGACGTGATCCTGCCCCGCCGCGCCTCGGGCTATGCGCCGGGCGCCGACGGCGTCGTCAACGCCGACTATGTGGACATGAGCATCCCGACCGGCGCCGGCGCCCTGTATTCGACCACTCACGACCTGCTGAAGTGGGAACAGGGCCTGTTCGGCGGCCAGTTGCTGAACGCCCAGTCGTTGACCGCCCTGACCACGCCGGTCCGCAACGGTTACGCCATGGGGCTGATGGTGTCCGAGGCCGACGGCAAGCGTCTGGTCTGGCACAACGGCGCCATCGAAGGCTTCAACACCTATATGGCCTATGATCCGGGCGACCGGACCGCCGTTATCGTCCTAGGCAATCTGAACGGCGAGGCGCCCGACAAGCTGGGCGCGGCCCTGGTCACCCTGGCGCGCGGCGGAACCGTCACCCTGCCCAGCGAACGCCGCGCCGTCGCCCTCTCGCCCGAGGTGCTGAAGGCTTATGAGGGCGTCTATAATTTGGCCCCGACCTTCGCCCTGACGATCTCGGTCGTGGACGGCAAGCTTATGGCCCAGGCCACCGGCCAGCCGGCCTTCGAACTCACGGCGGAGGCTGAGGACGCCTTCTACCTGACCGCCGTTGACGCCCAGATCACCTTCACCCGCAACGCCGCCGGCGCCGTCGAGGGCCTGGTCCTGCACCAGGGCGGGAGGGACATGCCGGCGAAGCGGCAGTAG
- a CDS encoding DUF1902 domain-containing protein codes for MSKVIVVKAVFDPEAGVWLTESSDVHGLRIEAATLEALIERIPGAIQDLLEGSEGENAYPRDVPIELIAHASTRVRLGLAA; via the coding sequence ATGAGCAAGGTCATCGTCGTCAAAGCCGTTTTCGACCCGGAAGCGGGCGTTTGGCTGACCGAGTCCAGCGATGTTCACGGACTTCGGATCGAGGCCGCCACGCTGGAAGCGCTGATCGAACGCATTCCCGGCGCGATTCAGGATCTGCTGGAAGGTAGCGAGGGCGAGAACGCCTACCCACGAGATGTGCCGATCGAACTGATCGCCCACGCCAGCACCCGGGTCAGGCTGGGCCTGGCCGCTTGA
- a CDS encoding EamA family transporter, with product MTSLALKTHLNSPLATRLIPYLALFAGMVTLACGTSFAKTLFPVIGAEGTSAYRVGISALLLVAVFRPWRFRLTRADLGAIALYGVVLGAMNLSFYMALRTIPLGLAIAIEFMGPLTLALIHSRKPIHFACIGLAVLGLGLLLPIKAGAGALDPVGMALAAFAGLCWALYIVFGKRLSHLHAGQSVALGMSVAAMVVVPFGVAHAGAALLNPAIILAGVAVAIFSSALPYSLEMVALRSIPKRTFGVVLSAEPAVGALAGLVILHEHLTGQQWLAIAAIVAASVGAIATTREAKIELEPSAP from the coding sequence ATGACGTCGCTGGCTTTGAAAACCCACCTGAACTCGCCGCTGGCGACGCGCCTGATCCCCTATCTGGCGCTGTTTGCGGGCATGGTGACGCTGGCGTGCGGCACCTCCTTCGCCAAGACCCTGTTTCCGGTGATCGGAGCGGAGGGGACCTCGGCCTATCGCGTCGGGATTTCGGCCCTTCTGCTGGTCGCCGTCTTCCGGCCCTGGCGGTTTCGGCTGACCCGCGCGGACCTGGGCGCCATCGCCTTGTATGGCGTCGTGCTGGGGGCGATGAACCTCAGCTTCTACATGGCCCTGCGCACCATTCCGCTGGGCCTGGCCATCGCCATCGAGTTCATGGGACCGCTGACCCTGGCCCTGATCCATTCGCGCAAGCCCATCCATTTCGCCTGCATCGGTCTGGCGGTCCTGGGGCTAGGCCTGCTGCTGCCGATCAAGGCCGGGGCCGGCGCGCTGGATCCCGTCGGGATGGCGCTGGCGGCCTTCGCCGGCCTGTGCTGGGCGCTGTACATCGTCTTCGGCAAACGGCTGTCGCATCTGCATGCCGGTCAGTCGGTGGCGCTGGGCATGAGCGTGGCGGCCATGGTTGTCGTGCCGTTCGGCGTGGCACATGCGGGCGCCGCCCTGCTGAACCCCGCCATCATCCTGGCGGGCGTGGCGGTGGCGATCTTCTCCAGCGCCCTGCCCTATTCGCTGGAAATGGTCGCCCTGCGCAGCATACCTAAACGCACCTTCGGCGTGGTCCTCAGCGCCGAGCCGGCGGTCGGCGCCCTGGCCGGGCTTGTGATCCTGCACGAGCATCTGACCGGCCAGCAGTGGCTCGCCATCGCCGCCATCGTGGCCGCCTCGGTCGGCGCGATCGCGACGACGCGGGAGGCGAAGATCGAGCTGGAGCCGAGCGCGCCCTAG
- the ctrA gene encoding response regulator transcription factor CtrA, producing the protein MRVLLIEDDHATAQSIELMLKSEGFNVYTTDLGEEGIDLGKIYDYDLILLDLNLPDMSGLEVLRQLRVGKVNTPVMILSGSHEIETKVKTFGGGADDYMTKPFHKDELIARTHAVVRRSKGHAQAIIHTGEIAVNLDAKTVEVNGHRVHLTGKEYQMLELLSLRKGTTLTKEMFLNHLYGGMDEPELKIIDVFICKLRKKLATAADGKHYIETVWGRGYVLRDPAEGVVTVAA; encoded by the coding sequence ATGCGCGTCCTGTTGATTGAAGACGATCACGCAACCGCCCAAAGCATCGAACTGATGCTGAAGTCGGAAGGCTTCAACGTCTATACGACGGACCTGGGCGAGGAAGGCATCGATCTGGGCAAGATCTATGACTATGACCTCATTCTTCTTGACCTGAACCTGCCGGACATGAGCGGCCTTGAAGTCCTGCGCCAGCTGCGCGTCGGCAAGGTCAACACACCGGTCATGATCCTGTCGGGCAGCCACGAGATCGAAACCAAGGTCAAGACCTTCGGCGGCGGCGCCGACGACTATATGACCAAGCCCTTCCACAAGGACGAGCTGATCGCGCGCACCCACGCCGTGGTCCGCCGCTCCAAGGGTCACGCCCAGGCGATCATCCACACCGGCGAGATCGCCGTGAACCTGGACGCCAAGACGGTCGAGGTGAACGGTCACCGCGTCCATCTGACGGGCAAGGAATACCAGATGCTGGAGCTGCTCTCGCTCCGCAAGGGCACGACCCTGACCAAGGAAATGTTCCTGAACCACCTGTACGGCGGCATGGACGAGCCCGAGCTGAAGATCATTGACGTCTTCATCTGCAAGCTGCGCAAGAAGCTGGCCACCGCCGCCGACGGCAAACACTATATCGAAACCGTCTGGGGCCGCGGCTATGTCCTGCGCGACCCGGCCGAGGGCGTCGTCACCGTCGCCGCCTGA
- the fliI gene encoding flagellar protein export ATPase FliI has product MRNLVAAVEAIDPLVVTGKVAGVSGLLIESRGGLSRLAVGARAEIGRRGHEPLPAEVVGFRDSKALLMPFGPVEGVAPGADIRIIDQAASVRPTTAWLGRIIDAFGQPIDGKGPLPQGPAPYPLRAPPPPAHSRGRVGERLDLGVRAMDVFTTTCRGQRLGIFAGSGVGKSVLLSMLAKEATCDAVVVGLIGERGREVREFVEETLGEEGLKRAVVVVATSDEPALKRRQSAYMTMAIAEYLRDQDLEVLCLMDSVTRFAMAQREIGLAAGEPPTTKGYTPTVFTELPKLLERAGPGPIRPDGTTAAPITALFTVLVDGGDHDEPIADAVRGILDGHIVMDRKIAERGRFPAIDVLKSVSRTLPGCQTPPERELNKRARQCLSAYANMEELIKIGAYRTGADPIVDRAIALNPALEDFLGQDKDDATRLSDSFTRLEAILNQGMIRE; this is encoded by the coding sequence TTGCGCAATCTCGTCGCCGCCGTCGAAGCGATCGATCCGCTGGTCGTGACCGGCAAGGTCGCGGGCGTGTCGGGCTTGCTGATCGAGTCGCGCGGCGGCCTGTCGCGCCTCGCCGTCGGCGCGCGGGCCGAGATCGGGCGGCGCGGCCACGAACCCCTGCCCGCCGAGGTCGTCGGCTTTCGCGACTCGAAGGCCCTGCTGATGCCCTTCGGGCCGGTAGAGGGCGTGGCCCCCGGCGCCGACATCCGCATCATCGACCAGGCCGCCAGCGTGCGCCCGACCACCGCCTGGCTGGGCCGGATCATCGACGCCTTCGGCCAGCCCATCGACGGCAAGGGGCCGCTACCGCAAGGCCCCGCCCCCTATCCCTTGCGCGCCCCGCCCCCGCCCGCCCATTCGCGCGGCCGGGTCGGAGAGCGGCTGGATCTGGGCGTGCGGGCCATGGACGTCTTCACCACCACCTGCCGGGGCCAGCGCCTGGGCATCTTCGCCGGATCGGGCGTGGGCAAGTCGGTGCTGCTGTCCATGCTGGCCAAGGAGGCGACCTGCGACGCCGTCGTCGTCGGCCTGATCGGCGAACGGGGCCGCGAAGTGCGCGAGTTCGTGGAAGAGACCCTGGGCGAAGAGGGGCTGAAACGCGCCGTCGTCGTGGTCGCCACCTCGGACGAACCGGCGCTGAAACGGCGTCAGTCGGCCTATATGACCATGGCCATCGCCGAGTATCTGCGCGACCAGGACCTTGAAGTCCTGTGTCTGATGGACAGCGTCACCCGCTTCGCGATGGCCCAGCGCGAGATCGGTCTGGCCGCCGGCGAGCCCCCGACCACCAAGGGATACACCCCCACCGTCTTTACCGAACTGCCCAAACTGCTGGAGCGCGCCGGTCCCGGCCCGATCCGACCCGACGGCACGACGGCGGCGCCGATCACCGCCCTGTTCACCGTGCTGGTGGACGGCGGCGACCATGACGAGCCGATCGCCGACGCCGTGCGCGGTATTCTGGACGGTCACATCGTGATGGATCGCAAGATCGCCGAGCGCGGGCGCTTCCCCGCCATCGATGTGCTGAAGTCGGTCAGCCGCACCCTGCCCGGCTGTCAGACCCCGCCCGAGCGCGAGCTGAACAAACGCGCCCGCCAGTGCCTGAGCGCCTATGCCAATATGGAAGAGCTGATCAAGATCGGCGCCTACCGCACCGGCGCCGACCCCATCGTGGACCGGGCCATCGCGCTGAACCCCGCGCTGGAAGATTTTCTGGGTCAGGACAAGGATGATGCGACGCGTCTTTCCGATTCCTTTACCCGGCTGGAAGCAATCCTGAACCAAGGCATGATCAGGGAGTGA
- a CDS encoding sensor histidine kinase — translation MARLTPRHGRAEAETTRLFLLLLVGALLAAGVTFAALGLNHRHRLSQAHDFTTAERIVDLAGSSDDPAAGLTDGLPDAAGQRLGAPDSSLTHAVAEALKRRGVDGVSVKAFEASAGACGAATDRLRCRILVLRPVNGAPVPVAISLPPAPRPWTLSREAAVLLFVGLAAVLLTGWMASRLAAGPLNRLSQGAVALSHDLDRPPLVEEGAREVREAAAALNAMQTRLKALIEDRTRVLAAVAHDLQTPLTRMRLRVEKIEDETLRAQFVIDLAGMQHLVREGLDLARIETTVEAVTPVDLDALLSAICEDAAEAGQPVVFTEGCNAVVPTRPQALRRCLTNLIDNAVRHGGDAAVSAGRDDHAVRLIVRDHGPGVAPDQLEKLFEPFYRLDPSRSRGSGGSGLGLTIARRMAERAGAHLTLANADGGGLEATLTFRQP, via the coding sequence ATGGCGCGCCTGACCCCGCGCCATGGCCGGGCCGAGGCCGAGACCACGCGGCTGTTCCTGCTGCTGCTGGTCGGCGCCCTGCTGGCGGCGGGCGTGACCTTCGCCGCCCTGGGCCTGAACCATCGCCATCGCCTGTCCCAGGCCCATGACTTCACCACCGCCGAACGGATCGTGGACTTGGCCGGCTCCAGCGACGATCCCGCCGCCGGCCTGACCGACGGCCTGCCGGATGCAGCGGGCCAAAGGCTGGGCGCGCCCGATTCATCGCTGACCCATGCGGTCGCCGAGGCACTGAAACGGCGGGGCGTGGACGGGGTCTCGGTCAAGGCGTTCGAGGCCTCGGCCGGGGCGTGCGGGGCGGCGACCGATCGTCTGAGGTGTCGCATCCTGGTGCTGCGGCCGGTCAATGGCGCGCCGGTGCCGGTAGCGATCAGCCTGCCGCCCGCCCCGCGCCCCTGGACGCTCAGCCGCGAGGCCGCCGTTCTGCTGTTTGTGGGTCTGGCCGCCGTGCTGCTGACCGGCTGGATGGCGTCGCGGCTGGCGGCCGGGCCGCTGAACCGTCTGTCCCAGGGCGCCGTGGCGCTCAGCCACGATCTGGATCGCCCGCCCCTGGTCGAGGAGGGCGCGCGCGAGGTGCGCGAGGCCGCCGCCGCGCTGAACGCCATGCAGACCCGGCTGAAGGCCCTGATCGAGGACCGCACCCGCGTCCTGGCCGCCGTCGCCCACGACCTGCAGACGCCCCTGACCCGGATGCGGCTGCGCGTCGAAAAGATCGAGGACGAGACCCTGCGCGCCCAGTTCGTCATCGATCTGGCCGGGATGCAGCATCTTGTCCGCGAAGGCCTGGACCTGGCCAGGATCGAGACGACGGTCGAGGCCGTGACGCCCGTCGATCTGGACGCCCTGTTGTCCGCCATCTGCGAGGACGCGGCCGAGGCGGGACAGCCGGTCGTCTTCACCGAGGGCTGCAACGCCGTCGTCCCCACCCGACCCCAGGCCCTGCGCCGCTGCCTCACCAATCTGATCGACAACGCCGTCCGCCACGGCGGCGATGCAGCCGTCAGCGCCGGGCGCGACGACCATGCCGTGCGCCTGATCGTGCGCGATCACGGCCCCGGCGTGGCGCCGGATCAGTTGGAGAAACTGTTCGAGCCCTTCTACCGCCTCGATCCGTCCCGTTCGCGCGGCAGCGGCGGCTCCGGCCTGGGCCTGACCATCGCGCGCCGCATGGCCGAACGCGCCGGCGCCCATCTGACCCTCGCCAACGCCGACGGCGGCGGGCTGGAGGCGACCCTGACCTTCCGACAGCCCTGA
- a CDS encoding methyl-accepting chemotaxis protein — protein sequence MFARKPKSSDMQDRLIDLDGKMAAIGRSQAVIEFNLDGTIIDANQNLLTTMGYSLDEIRGAHHRTFMDPAEAASPDYAAFWRELNAGQFLARKFRRLAKGGREVWLQASYNPVFGPDGRPVKVIKLAIDITADEQEAARREAERVEAEGAQTLLVDALAGVLNKLSAGDLTARIDAPVKGDHVRVRDDYNAAVESLRQTMGQALRAVSGLRGGVGEISSASDDLSRRTEQQAASLEETAAALDQITATVKRSADGAKQASAAALGARAEADRSGEVVRQAIAAMDGIKRSSTQISDIIGVIDEIAFQTNLLALNAGVEAARAGEAGRGFAVVASEVRALAQRSAEAAKEIKTLITTSGQEVAQGVKLVDETGAALSAIAVKVAEMDALVSEIAASAQEQATGLSQVNTAVNQMDQVTQQNAAMVEQTTAAAMSLKSETEQLALLVERFETGEAPAQTRVHDLSQAAAPVPLARERARIRAFANGGASAAAAASNAGWEEF from the coding sequence ATGTTCGCGCGTAAACCGAAGTCATCGGACATGCAGGACCGGCTGATCGATCTGGACGGCAAGATGGCCGCCATCGGCCGGTCGCAGGCGGTGATCGAGTTCAACCTGGACGGCACCATTATCGACGCCAACCAGAACCTTCTGACCACTATGGGTTATAGTCTGGACGAGATCCGGGGCGCCCACCACAGGACCTTCATGGACCCGGCCGAGGCGGCCTCGCCCGACTACGCCGCCTTCTGGCGCGAGCTGAATGCCGGCCAGTTCCTGGCGCGAAAGTTCCGCCGCCTGGCCAAGGGCGGGCGCGAGGTGTGGCTGCAGGCCTCCTACAATCCGGTGTTCGGCCCCGACGGGCGGCCGGTGAAGGTGATCAAACTGGCGATTGACATCACCGCCGACGAGCAGGAGGCCGCGCGCCGCGAGGCCGAACGGGTCGAGGCGGAAGGCGCCCAGACCCTGCTGGTCGACGCTCTGGCGGGGGTGCTGAACAAGCTGTCGGCCGGCGACCTGACCGCGCGGATTGATGCGCCGGTGAAGGGCGACCATGTGCGGGTGCGCGACGACTATAATGCGGCGGTCGAAAGCCTGCGCCAGACGATGGGCCAGGCGCTGCGGGCCGTATCGGGTCTGAGGGGCGGGGTGGGCGAAATCTCCAGCGCGTCCGACGACCTGTCGCGCCGCACCGAACAGCAGGCCGCCAGTCTGGAAGAAACGGCGGCGGCGCTGGACCAGATCACCGCCACGGTGAAGCGCAGCGCGGACGGCGCCAAACAGGCCTCGGCCGCCGCCCTGGGCGCGCGCGCCGAGGCGGACCGGTCAGGCGAGGTCGTGCGCCAGGCGATCGCGGCGATGGACGGCATCAAGCGCAGCTCGACCCAGATCAGCGACATCATCGGCGTCATCGATGAGATCGCCTTCCAGACCAATCTCCTGGCCCTGAACGCCGGGGTCGAGGCGGCGCGGGCGGGCGAGGCGGGGCGCGGCTTCGCTGTCGTCGCCTCCGAAGTGCGGGCTCTGGCGCAGCGTTCGGCGGAAGCCGCGAAGGAGATCAAGACCCTGATCACCACCTCGGGGCAGGAAGTGGCGCAAGGGGTCAAGCTGGTCGACGAGACCGGCGCGGCCTTGTCGGCGATCGCCGTCAAGGTGGCGGAGATGGACGCCCTGGTCAGCGAGATCGCCGCCTCGGCTCAGGAACAGGCGACGGGGCTGAGCCAGGTCAATACGGCCGTCAACCAGATGGACCAGGTCACCCAGCAGAACGCGGCCATGGTCGAGCAGACGACCGCCGCCGCCATGAGCCTGAAGTCCGAGACCGAACAGCTGGCCCTGCTGGTCGAACGGTTCGAGACGGGCGAGGCGCCGGCTCAGACCCGCGTCCACGACCTGTCGCAGGCCGCCGCCCCCGTCCCCCTGGCCCGCGAACGCGCCCGCATCCGGGCCTTCGCCAACGGCGGCGCATCCGCAGCGGCAGCGGCGTCGAACGCGGGCTGGGAAGAGTTCTAG
- a CDS encoding Lrp/AsnC family transcriptional regulator: MTNFVTLDDFDHKLLMRVRRNNLEPARVTAEAVGLSESAVLRRLRRLRAEGVIAADVAVIDPARVEPRIVLHVQVEMNTQDRKVMEAFQRAMKASPEVQGCWDVTGETDYLLTVAVRSMQDYEAFGIRELVPEKGVRGFKSMIVIREVVGFDPARAVLER; the protein is encoded by the coding sequence ATGACGAATTTCGTCACCCTGGACGATTTCGACCATAAGCTGCTGATGCGGGTCCGACGCAACAATCTGGAGCCGGCGCGGGTGACGGCCGAGGCGGTGGGCCTGTCGGAATCCGCCGTCCTGCGTCGACTGCGTCGCCTGCGGGCCGAGGGCGTCATCGCCGCCGACGTCGCCGTGATCGATCCCGCCCGGGTCGAGCCGCGCATCGTCCTGCATGTCCAGGTCGAGATGAACACCCAGGATCGTAAAGTCATGGAGGCGTTCCAGCGCGCCATGAAGGCCAGCCCGGAAGTCCAGGGCTGCTGGGACGTGACGGGCGAAACCGACTATCTGCTGACCGTCGCCGTCCGCTCCATGCAGGACTATGAGGCCTTCGGCATCCGCGAGCTGGTCCCCGAAAAGGGCGTGCGCGGCTTCAAGAGCATGATCGTCATCCGCGAAGTCGTCGGCTTCGACCCCGCCCGCGCCGTGCTGGAGCGCTAG